The following are encoded in a window of Kitasatospora sp. NBC_01250 genomic DNA:
- a CDS encoding MFS transporter, giving the protein MAAPETEPEPLISQDAPVHNLWVPISALLLALLLAALDQTIVSTALPTIVSDLGGLEHLSWVVTAYLLASTAATPLWGKLGDMYGRKRFFQASIVIFLIGSALCGVAQNMGELIAFRALQGLGGGGLIVLTQAIVGDLVPPRDRGKYQGLFGAVFGATSVLGPLLGGFFVDQLSWRWVFYINLPIGVVALAVIAAVLHSVEVKRQHRIDYLGIVLIAAVATCLVLMTSLGGVSYPWGSWQIIGLGVLGLVLLAAFVQVERAATEAVLPPRLFASRTFSLVAVISFVVGFAMFGALTYLPTFLQVVQGVSPTMSGVHMLPMVLGMLVTSIGSGQYVARTGHYRIFPIAGTAVVTVGLILLSRLTESSSTTVMSLYFLVFGLGLGLVLQVLVLIVQNSVGYQDLGAATAAATFFRSIGASFGVSIFGTIFTTQLTHKLTDALRGVHLPPGFALSSITADPHVIKSLPAAVAHSVLHAYASSIAEVFLYAAPVAFVAFLFSLFIREEPLRASVTAPDLGESIGMNPVERSSVDEIARALTVLNTREARRDLYRRITERAGLDLQPAASWLVLQMHHQGSVEPAELAERRILPPGVVEAAAREVEGRGLALRNGLPLRLTEAGEQAALKLVAARRTQLSELLGDWDEKQFADLADLLTRLSNSLCGDQRDRPDRADRTTGEHVPHSEGRSF; this is encoded by the coding sequence ATGGCGGCACCGGAGACCGAGCCCGAACCGCTGATCTCCCAGGACGCGCCCGTCCACAACCTCTGGGTCCCGATCAGTGCGCTGCTGCTGGCTCTGCTGCTCGCCGCCCTCGACCAGACCATCGTCTCCACCGCGCTGCCCACCATCGTCAGTGACCTGGGCGGCCTGGAGCACCTCTCCTGGGTGGTCACCGCTTATCTGCTGGCCTCCACCGCCGCCACCCCGCTCTGGGGCAAGCTCGGCGACATGTACGGCCGGAAGCGGTTCTTCCAGGCCTCCATCGTGATCTTCCTGATCGGCTCGGCGCTCTGCGGCGTGGCCCAGAACATGGGCGAGCTGATCGCCTTCCGCGCCCTGCAGGGCCTGGGCGGCGGCGGTCTGATCGTGCTGACCCAGGCGATCGTCGGCGACCTGGTGCCGCCCCGTGACCGGGGCAAGTACCAGGGCCTGTTCGGCGCGGTCTTCGGAGCCACCAGCGTGCTCGGCCCGCTGCTCGGCGGCTTCTTCGTCGACCAGCTCTCCTGGCGCTGGGTCTTCTACATCAACCTGCCGATCGGCGTGGTCGCGCTGGCGGTGATCGCGGCGGTGCTGCACAGCGTGGAGGTCAAGCGGCAGCACCGGATCGACTACCTGGGCATCGTGCTGATCGCGGCGGTCGCCACCTGCCTGGTGCTGATGACCTCGCTCGGCGGGGTGAGCTACCCGTGGGGCTCCTGGCAGATCATCGGCCTGGGCGTGCTCGGGCTGGTGCTGCTGGCCGCCTTCGTCCAGGTGGAGCGCGCCGCGACGGAGGCCGTGCTGCCGCCCCGGCTCTTCGCCTCGCGCACCTTCAGCCTGGTCGCGGTGATCTCCTTCGTGGTCGGCTTCGCGATGTTCGGCGCGCTCACCTACCTGCCGACCTTCCTGCAGGTGGTGCAGGGCGTCTCGCCCACCATGTCGGGCGTGCACATGCTGCCGATGGTGCTCGGCATGCTGGTCACCTCGATCGGCTCGGGGCAGTACGTCGCCCGGACCGGGCACTACCGGATCTTCCCGATCGCCGGCACGGCGGTGGTGACGGTGGGTCTGATCCTGCTCTCGCGGCTCACCGAATCCTCCTCGACCACCGTGATGAGCCTGTACTTCCTGGTCTTCGGCCTGGGTCTCGGCCTGGTGCTCCAGGTGCTGGTGCTGATCGTGCAGAACTCCGTCGGCTACCAGGACCTGGGCGCGGCCACCGCCGCCGCGACCTTCTTCCGCTCGATCGGCGCCTCCTTCGGCGTCTCGATCTTCGGCACCATCTTCACCACCCAGCTGACCCACAAGCTCACCGATGCGCTGCGCGGGGTGCACCTGCCGCCCGGCTTCGCGCTGAGCTCGATCACCGCCGACCCGCACGTGATCAAGTCCCTGCCGGCAGCCGTCGCGCACAGCGTGCTGCACGCCTACGCCAGCTCCATCGCCGAGGTCTTCCTCTACGCCGCGCCGGTGGCGTTCGTCGCCTTCCTCTTCTCGCTCTTCATCCGGGAGGAGCCGCTGCGCGCCTCGGTCACCGCGCCCGACCTCGGCGAGTCGATCGGGATGAACCCGGTGGAGCGCTCCTCGGTGGACGAGATCGCCCGCGCGCTGACCGTGCTGAACACCCGTGAGGCCCGCCGCGACCTGTACCGGCGGATCACCGAGCGGGCTGGCCTGGACCTGCAGCCGGCCGCCAGCTGGCTGGTGCTCCAGATGCACCATCAGGGCTCGGTGGAGCCGGCCGAACTGGCCGAGCGGCGGATCCTGCCGCCCGGCGTGGTGGAGGCGGCGGCCCGCGAGGTCGAGGGCCGGGGCCTGGCCCTGCGCAACGGGCTGCCGCTGCGGCTGACCGAGGCGGGCGAGCAGGCCGCGCTCAAACTGGTGGCGGCCCGCCGCACCCAGCTCTCCGAACTGCTCGGCGACTGGGACGAGAAGCAGTTCGCCGACCTGGCCGATCTGCTCACCCGGCTGAGCAACTCACTCTGCGGCGACCAGCGCGACCGCCCGGACCGCGCCGACCGCACGACGGGCGAGCACGTCCCGCACAGCGAGGGGCGGTCGTTCTGA
- a CDS encoding antibiotic biosynthesis monooxygenase family protein, whose protein sequence is MSVVKINVLTVPAEQREVLEQRFASRAGAVEGQDGFEWFELLRPMEGTDQYLVYTRWATEEAFQAWMTGPMQAAHRPAGSEGAQRPAASGSTLWSFEVVQSAGPKQA, encoded by the coding sequence ATGTCTGTCGTGAAGATCAATGTGCTGACCGTTCCCGCCGAGCAGCGGGAGGTGCTGGAGCAGCGGTTCGCCTCGCGGGCCGGGGCCGTCGAGGGGCAGGACGGCTTCGAGTGGTTCGAGCTGCTGCGGCCGATGGAGGGGACCGACCAGTACCTCGTCTACACCCGCTGGGCCACCGAGGAGGCGTTCCAGGCGTGGATGACCGGGCCGATGCAGGCCGCGCACCGGCCGGCCGGCAGTGAGGGGGCGCAGCGCCCGGCGGCCTCCGGGTCCACGCTGTGGTCCTTCGAGGTCGTGCAGTCGGCGGGCCCCAAGCAGGCCTGA
- a CDS encoding sensor histidine kinase — MHSGMARGWELLRRHPGTVDTALAFVMGGLTLAFALQTRHQLHVQDHYPLFGTSAILLTLAVNLPLALRRRRPWTTLLVSGAALAVYTAAGNESSENLWAPLFAFYTVISRPERRATKAAVALTAGLWCWNALEVGVSVLFAVGQTAVGVGIVWYFAEGMRNLGLRNAQLARLTAQLNAEQAARAQHAVTEERVRIARELHDVLAHHLSVVALQAGLARYVFTADPPTASGALDTIAETARLALDEMRGLLALLRVAPDGGSPGDEPGAYLPAPGLAQLPELVERLRVAGLGVELTVTGRRRELPPGLDLAAFRVLQESLTNTLKHAGPTARAEIELHFDTHTLTARAADDGGTGGPGAVPVATVSGGHGLIGMRERVQLYGGRLTAGPRPAGGYEVLFTLPLAPPA, encoded by the coding sequence ATGCACAGCGGCATGGCACGGGGGTGGGAGCTGCTCCGCCGGCACCCCGGGACGGTGGACACCGCCCTCGCGTTCGTCATGGGCGGCCTCACCCTGGCGTTCGCCCTGCAGACCCGGCACCAGCTGCACGTCCAGGACCACTACCCGCTGTTCGGCACCTCGGCGATCCTGCTGACCCTGGCGGTCAACCTCCCGCTGGCGCTGCGCCGCCGCCGGCCGTGGACGACCCTGCTGGTCTCCGGCGCGGCCCTGGCCGTCTACACGGCCGCAGGGAACGAGTCCTCGGAGAACCTCTGGGCCCCGCTGTTCGCCTTCTACACGGTGATCAGCCGCCCCGAGCGCCGGGCCACCAAGGCGGCGGTCGCGCTGACCGCCGGGCTGTGGTGCTGGAACGCGCTGGAGGTCGGGGTCTCGGTGCTGTTCGCCGTCGGCCAGACGGCGGTGGGCGTCGGCATCGTCTGGTACTTCGCCGAGGGGATGCGCAACCTGGGCCTGCGCAACGCCCAACTCGCCCGGCTGACCGCCCAGCTGAACGCGGAGCAGGCCGCCCGCGCGCAGCACGCGGTCACCGAGGAGCGGGTGCGGATCGCCCGCGAGCTGCACGACGTGCTGGCGCACCACCTCTCGGTGGTCGCCCTGCAGGCCGGGCTGGCCCGCTACGTCTTCACCGCCGATCCCCCCACCGCCAGCGGCGCCCTGGACACCATCGCCGAGACGGCCCGGCTGGCCCTGGACGAGATGCGCGGCCTGCTCGCGCTGCTGCGCGTCGCCCCCGACGGCGGATCCCCCGGCGACGAACCCGGTGCCTACCTGCCCGCTCCCGGGCTGGCCCAGCTGCCCGAGCTGGTGGAACGGCTGCGCGTCGCGGGCCTGGGGGTCGAACTGACCGTCACCGGCCGGCGGCGCGAGCTGCCCCCGGGCCTGGACCTGGCCGCCTTCCGGGTGCTCCAGGAGTCGCTCACCAACACCCTCAAGCACGCGGGCCCCACCGCCCGCGCCGAGATCGAGCTGCACTTCGACACCCACACGCTGACCGCCCGGGCCGCCGACGACGGCGGCACCGGCGGCCCGGGCGCGGTACCGGTCGCCACGGTGTCCGGCGGCCACGGCCTGATCGGCATGCGCGAACGGGTCCAGCTCTACGGCGGCCGGCTGACCGCCGGGCCCCGGCCGGCGGGCGGCTACGAGGTGCTCTTCACGCTCCCCCTCGCACCGCCCGCCTGA
- a CDS encoding IS1182 family transposase, whose amino-acid sequence MGEWSGETVGPDVWETCRGLIPVGSVFAFLAEHRGELFPAVMFADMYPSANGRPSMPPQILAAAIALQALHGLSDFETVQELRCDLRWKAACGLGLNDTAFDPSLLAYFRRRLARSPRPNRIFEAVREVVRATGVLKGKHRRALDSTVLDDAVATQDTVTQIIASVRAVIREVPGADAVAAVHCTAHDYTDPGKPRIAWNDEQARADLVDALVGDALRLLGHLPEQQLGEKAANAVGLLALVAGQDVEPAEDSDGRDGRWRITRGTAHDRMVSTVDPEARHVHKTRTHRQDGFKAHLAIEPETGLYTAVALRPGAGAEHHEAAVGLDLLADEDAPVDAFADTAYSTGDARQALEQQGHRLFLKPAPLRAAVPGGFTLDDFTIDTTAATVTCPAGHTVPLSDPGGRHQQRKATFAGLCTGCPLRERCTKARAGRTLTIRPHHDLLTAARRQAATDPDWQADYRRWRPPVERAVAWIVHRGNRRLRYRGTIKNDTWLHTRAAALNLRRLINLGLTHTGSTWQLTPATNA is encoded by the coding sequence ATGGGTGAGTGGTCCGGGGAGACGGTCGGGCCGGATGTCTGGGAGACGTGCCGGGGGTTGATCCCGGTGGGCAGCGTGTTCGCGTTCCTGGCCGAGCACCGTGGTGAGTTGTTCCCGGCGGTGATGTTCGCGGACATGTACCCGTCGGCGAACGGGCGGCCGAGCATGCCGCCGCAGATCCTGGCCGCGGCGATCGCGCTGCAGGCCCTGCACGGCCTGTCGGACTTCGAGACGGTCCAGGAACTGCGGTGCGACCTGCGGTGGAAGGCCGCGTGCGGACTGGGCCTGAACGACACCGCGTTCGACCCGTCGCTGCTGGCCTACTTCCGCCGCCGGCTGGCCCGCTCTCCCCGGCCCAACCGGATCTTCGAGGCCGTGCGTGAGGTCGTGCGGGCCACCGGCGTCCTCAAGGGCAAGCACCGGCGGGCGCTGGACTCCACCGTGCTGGACGACGCGGTCGCCACCCAGGACACCGTCACCCAGATCATCGCCTCCGTCCGGGCGGTGATCCGCGAAGTCCCCGGCGCGGATGCGGTCGCGGCCGTGCACTGCACCGCCCACGACTACACCGACCCGGGCAAACCCCGCATCGCGTGGAACGACGAGCAGGCCCGAGCCGACCTCGTCGACGCCCTGGTCGGCGACGCGCTGCGGCTGCTCGGGCACCTGCCCGAGCAACAACTCGGCGAGAAGGCCGCGAACGCGGTCGGCCTGCTGGCCCTGGTCGCGGGACAGGACGTCGAGCCCGCCGAGGACTCCGACGGACGCGACGGACGCTGGCGCATCACCCGGGGCACCGCCCACGACCGGATGGTCTCCACCGTCGACCCCGAGGCCCGGCACGTGCACAAGACCCGCACCCACCGGCAGGACGGCTTCAAGGCCCACCTCGCCATCGAGCCCGAGACAGGGTTATACACCGCGGTCGCCCTGCGGCCCGGCGCTGGAGCAGAACACCACGAGGCCGCCGTCGGACTCGACCTGCTCGCCGACGAGGACGCCCCGGTGGACGCCTTCGCAGACACCGCCTACTCCACCGGCGACGCCCGCCAGGCCCTGGAACAGCAAGGGCACCGACTGTTCCTCAAACCCGCCCCACTGCGGGCAGCCGTCCCCGGCGGCTTCACCCTCGACGACTTCACCATCGACACCACCGCCGCCACCGTGACCTGCCCCGCCGGACACACCGTCCCGCTCTCCGATCCCGGCGGCCGCCACCAGCAGCGCAAGGCCACCTTCGCCGGCCTGTGCACCGGGTGCCCCCTGCGCGAGCGGTGCACCAAGGCCAGGGCCGGACGCACCCTGACCATCCGCCCGCACCACGACCTCCTCACCGCCGCCCGCCGCCAGGCCGCCACCGACCCCGACTGGCAAGCCGACTACCGCCGCTGGCGACCACCCGTCGAACGCGCAGTCGCCTGGATCGTCCACCGGGGCAACCGCAGACTCCGCTACCGCGGCACCATCAAGAACGACACCTGGCTCCACACCCGAGCCGCCGCCCTCAACCTCCGCCGCCTGATCAACCTCGGACTCACCCACACCGGCAGCACCTGGCAACTCACCCCGGCAACCAACGCATAA
- a CDS encoding ECF transporter S component: protein MLALTSLVGLAAFGWPLLAAPSSTLVGHAADAPWLFALLLPLLLAVLVAQLSEHGLDPKTVALLGVLAAVGAALRPLGAGTAGLEPMFFLMVLAGRVLGPGSGFVLGAVTMLASALLTGGVGPWLPFQMLSMGWVCLGAGLLPGPATLRGRGELVLLAGYGAVAAVLYGTVMNLQGWPYIGGLGSSIAFVPGAPLTTNLPKFAVYCLTTSMGWDLPRAALTATLCLTVGTPVLRALRRATRRAAFDAPVRFEPPAPSPVAARDTAQG from the coding sequence ATGCTCGCGCTCACCTCCCTGGTGGGTCTGGCCGCCTTCGGCTGGCCGCTGCTGGCCGCGCCGTCCTCCACCCTGGTGGGCCACGCCGCGGATGCGCCCTGGCTGTTCGCGCTCCTGCTGCCGCTGCTGCTGGCCGTGCTGGTCGCCCAGCTCTCCGAGCACGGGCTGGACCCCAAGACCGTGGCCCTGCTCGGCGTCCTCGCCGCCGTCGGCGCCGCGCTGCGTCCGCTGGGCGCGGGCACGGCGGGCCTGGAGCCGATGTTCTTCCTGATGGTGCTGGCCGGGCGGGTGCTCGGCCCGGGCAGCGGCTTCGTGCTGGGCGCGGTCACCATGCTGGCCTCCGCCCTGCTCACCGGCGGGGTCGGCCCCTGGCTGCCGTTCCAGATGCTCAGCATGGGCTGGGTCTGCCTGGGCGCGGGGCTGCTCCCCGGCCCGGCCACCCTGCGCGGGCGCGGCGAGCTGGTGCTGCTGGCCGGCTACGGCGCCGTGGCGGCCGTGCTCTACGGCACCGTGATGAACCTGCAGGGCTGGCCCTACATCGGCGGCCTGGGCAGCTCGATCGCCTTCGTCCCCGGCGCCCCGCTGACCACCAACCTCCCCAAGTTCGCGGTCTACTGCCTGACCACCTCGATGGGCTGGGACCTGCCGCGCGCCGCACTGACCGCCACCCTGTGCCTGACCGTCGGCACCCCGGTGCTGCGCGCCCTGCGCCGCGCCACCCGGCGGGCCGCCTTCGACGCCCCGGTGCGCTTCGAGCCGCCTGCTCCGTCCCCGGTGGCAGCCCGGGATACCGCGCAGGGATGA
- a CDS encoding ABC transporter ATP-binding protein → MITFDQVSVHYPDAAAPALTGLDLTVPEGELCLLVGPSGAGKSTLLGTVNGLVPHFTGGVLHGRVTVAGRDTRDHRPRELADLVGTVGQDPGAHFVTDTVEDELAYGMESLGLAPAVMRRRVEETLDLLGLAELRDRPLATLSGGQRQRVAIGSVLTVHPKVLVLDEPTSALDPGAAEEVLAVVQRLVHDLGTTVLMAEHRLERVVQYADQVLLLPGDGGPAVLGEPAEVLAHSPVHPPVVGLGRLAGWSPLPLSVRDARRRAAPLRARLAGADPAAGRPRGDAAGAPVAETARLTVQRGPVPALREVSLTLRRTEITALMGRNGAGKSTLLGALAGLHAPTGGSVRIGPLTPHRARPKELVRQIGLVPQDPRDLLCTATVAAECAAADQDADAAPGSCRALLERLLPGLADDTHPRDLSEGQRLTLALAVVLTARPALLLLDEPTRGLDYAAKARLVTILGALAAEGHGILLATHDVELAAELAHRTLVLAEGELVADGPAAEVVLASPVYAPQVAKVLAPEPWLTVRQVAAALREAPGAPERAADR, encoded by the coding sequence GTGATCACCTTCGACCAGGTCTCGGTGCACTACCCGGACGCCGCCGCGCCCGCCCTGACCGGTCTCGACCTGACCGTGCCCGAGGGTGAACTCTGCCTGCTGGTCGGCCCGTCGGGGGCCGGCAAGTCCACCCTGCTCGGCACCGTCAACGGACTGGTCCCGCACTTCACCGGCGGCGTGCTGCACGGTCGGGTGACCGTGGCGGGCCGCGACACCCGCGACCACCGGCCGCGTGAACTCGCCGACCTGGTCGGCACCGTGGGCCAGGACCCGGGCGCGCACTTCGTCACCGACACGGTCGAGGACGAACTCGCCTACGGCATGGAGTCGCTGGGCCTGGCCCCGGCGGTGATGCGGCGCCGGGTGGAGGAGACGCTCGACCTGCTGGGCCTGGCCGAGCTGCGCGACCGCCCGCTCGCCACCCTCTCCGGCGGCCAGCGCCAGCGGGTGGCGATCGGCTCGGTGCTGACGGTGCACCCCAAGGTGCTGGTGCTGGACGAGCCGACCTCCGCGCTCGACCCCGGGGCCGCCGAGGAGGTGCTGGCGGTGGTGCAGCGGCTGGTGCACGACCTCGGGACCACGGTGCTGATGGCCGAGCACCGCCTGGAGCGGGTGGTCCAGTACGCCGACCAGGTGCTGCTGCTGCCGGGCGACGGGGGCCCGGCGGTGCTCGGCGAGCCGGCCGAGGTCCTCGCCCACTCCCCCGTCCACCCGCCGGTGGTGGGCCTGGGCCGGCTGGCCGGCTGGTCGCCGCTGCCGCTCTCGGTGCGCGACGCCCGTCGCCGGGCCGCCCCGCTGCGCGCCCGGCTGGCCGGCGCCGACCCGGCAGCCGGGCGTCCCCGCGGTGACGCGGCCGGCGCCCCGGTCGCCGAGACCGCCCGGCTGACCGTGCAGCGCGGCCCGGTGCCCGCCCTGCGCGAGGTCTCGCTGACCCTGCGCCGCACCGAGATCACCGCGCTCATGGGCCGCAACGGCGCGGGCAAGTCCACCCTGCTCGGCGCGCTCGCCGGACTGCACGCCCCGACCGGCGGCAGCGTGCGGATCGGCCCGCTCACCCCGCACCGGGCCCGCCCCAAGGAGCTGGTCCGCCAGATCGGCCTGGTTCCGCAGGACCCGCGCGACCTGCTCTGCACCGCGACCGTGGCCGCCGAGTGCGCCGCCGCCGACCAGGACGCCGACGCAGCGCCCGGCAGTTGCCGCGCGCTGCTGGAGCGCCTGCTGCCGGGCCTGGCCGACGACACCCACCCGCGCGACCTCTCCGAGGGCCAGCGGCTGACCCTGGCGCTGGCCGTGGTGCTGACCGCCCGCCCCGCGCTGCTGCTGCTCGACGAGCCCACCCGCGGCCTGGACTACGCGGCCAAGGCCCGCCTGGTGACGATCCTCGGCGCGCTCGCCGCCGAGGGCCATGGGATCCTGCTGGCCACCCATGACGTGGAGCTGGCGGCCGAACTCGCCCACCGCACCCTGGTGCTGGCCGAGGGCGAGCTGGTCGCCGACGGCCCGGCGGCCGAGGTGGTGCTGGCCTCCCCGGTCTACGCGCCGCAGGTCGCCAAAGTGCTGGCCCCCGAGCCGTGGCTGACGGTCCGCCAGGTGGCCGCCGCCCTGCGCGAGGCGCCCGGGGCGCCGGAGCGGGCGGCCGACCGGTGA
- a CDS encoding CbiQ family ECF transporter T component — protein MALTALRRAPRPLHPAAWWLWALGLATAASRTTNPLLLLLIVAVAGYVVAVRRTEAPWARSYGTFLRLGLAVLVLRLGFTVLLGSPVPGTHVLLTLPQLPLPGWAQGVRVGGRVTLEGLLATLYDGLRLATLLICVGAANALASPARLLRLLPGALYEVGVAVVVAMSFAPNLVADVQRLRAARRLRGRPDRGLRSVLSVGLPVLESALERSVALAAAMDSRGFGRTAPVPRAVARATAALTLLGLLGLCAAAYGLLADGGAGWALPVLPAGVAASAGGLALGGRRTVRTRYRPDRWGLPEWLVAGSGVLVAAVMIWLVTRTPAPFAPTVVPPTVPELPLVAALAVLLGLLPAVAAPAPRPLTLRRPAGADFRKADRP, from the coding sequence ATGGCCCTGACCGCCCTGCGCCGCGCCCCGCGCCCGCTGCACCCCGCCGCCTGGTGGCTGTGGGCGCTCGGCCTGGCCACGGCCGCCTCCCGGACCACCAACCCGCTGCTGCTGCTCCTGATCGTCGCCGTCGCCGGCTATGTGGTCGCGGTGCGCCGCACCGAGGCGCCGTGGGCCCGCTCCTACGGCACCTTCCTGCGGCTGGGGTTGGCGGTGCTGGTGCTGCGACTGGGCTTCACCGTGCTGCTCGGCTCGCCGGTCCCCGGCACCCACGTGCTGCTGACGCTGCCGCAACTGCCGCTGCCCGGCTGGGCGCAGGGCGTGCGGGTCGGCGGCCGGGTGACCCTGGAGGGGCTGCTCGCCACGCTCTACGACGGGCTGCGGCTGGCCACCCTGCTGATCTGCGTCGGCGCCGCGAACGCGCTCGCCTCGCCCGCCCGGCTGCTGCGGCTGCTGCCCGGCGCGCTCTACGAGGTGGGCGTGGCCGTGGTGGTGGCGATGTCCTTCGCGCCGAACCTGGTCGCCGACGTCCAGCGGCTGCGGGCCGCCCGCCGGCTGCGCGGCCGTCCGGACCGCGGTCTGCGCTCCGTGCTCAGCGTCGGTCTGCCGGTGCTGGAGAGCGCGCTGGAGCGCTCGGTGGCGCTGGCCGCCGCGATGGACAGCCGCGGCTTCGGCCGCACCGCGCCGGTGCCGCGCGCGGTGGCCCGGGCCACCGCCGCGCTCACCCTGCTGGGCCTGCTCGGTCTCTGCGCGGCGGCCTACGGGCTGCTCGCCGACGGCGGCGCCGGCTGGGCGCTGCCGGTGCTGCCGGCCGGGGTGGCCGCGAGCGCGGGCGGCCTGGCGCTGGGCGGGCGGCGCACCGTGCGGACCCGCTACCGCCCCGACCGGTGGGGGCTGCCGGAGTGGCTGGTCGCCGGCTCCGGGGTGCTGGTCGCGGCGGTCATGATCTGGCTGGTCACCCGCACCCCGGCGCCCTTCGCGCCCACGGTGGTGCCGCCCACGGTGCCCGAACTCCCGCTGGTCGCGGCCCTCGCCGTGCTGCTCGGCCTGCTCCCCGCCGTCGCCGCCCCCGCCCCGCGCCCGCTGACCCTGCGCCGCCCCGCCGGCGCCGACTTCCGGAAGGCCGACCGCCCGTGA
- a CDS encoding SCO2322 family protein, with protein sequence MIPARPSGAGQRAALLALALVAALATLTVLAGRAEAAGYRYWSFWRGADGGWSYQQQGPATYVPADGSVDGWRFALSPDGGQDAARPTGGAADFAVLCADTPAKPGLKRVGVVLDFGTRTDAPSGSVPPAARTGCAQVRQQASSAEVLAALAPPLRYDTNGMLCAIAGYPAAGCGEAVSGSSGSTTSGATKAPSSGPNLGLAAGGALVVLLGAGAVWQVRRRRRT encoded by the coding sequence GTGATCCCGGCCCGGCCGAGCGGGGCGGGGCAGCGCGCCGCCCTGCTGGCCCTGGCGCTGGTGGCCGCCCTCGCCACGCTGACCGTGCTGGCCGGGCGGGCCGAGGCGGCCGGCTACCGGTACTGGTCGTTCTGGCGCGGCGCCGACGGCGGCTGGAGCTACCAGCAGCAGGGCCCGGCCACCTATGTCCCCGCCGACGGCTCGGTCGACGGCTGGCGCTTCGCGCTGAGCCCCGACGGCGGCCAGGACGCCGCCCGCCCCACCGGCGGGGCGGCGGACTTCGCCGTGCTCTGCGCCGACACCCCGGCCAAGCCGGGCCTCAAGCGGGTCGGCGTGGTGCTGGACTTCGGCACCCGGACCGACGCGCCGTCAGGCTCGGTGCCGCCCGCGGCCCGCACCGGCTGCGCCCAGGTGCGGCAGCAGGCCAGCTCGGCCGAGGTGCTCGCCGCGCTCGCCCCGCCGCTGCGCTACGACACCAACGGCATGCTCTGCGCCATCGCCGGCTACCCGGCGGCCGGCTGCGGCGAGGCCGTCTCCGGCAGCAGCGGCAGCACCACCAGCGGCGCGACCAAGGCCCCGAGCAGCGGCCCGAACCTCGGCCTGGCCGCCGGCGGCGCGCTGGTCGTGCTGCTCGGCGCGGGTGCCGTCTGGCAGGTCCGGCGCCGGCGCCGGACCTGA
- a CDS encoding prenyltransferase/squalene oxidase repeat-containing protein, with translation MLTPARTGAALLTAALLTGLVAGPALADTGSSPSPATPASPSPVAPPAALYGKGDPTYDGVWRQAMALMALNSAKVTPGAAAVDWLTGQQCADGGWPSFRADAKAACTAATEDSNATALAMQALVALGGHQAAVDKGVQWLKTNQNSDGSWSYNPGSPGDADSTGLAVSALRAAGVDPTQVAKDGRTGLTALGALQLGCAAPAEQRGALAYQAAAAGQPASANALATAQATLAIAGGSLPVAAGSPTGPAPKAPECATGTDAAAGGAASAESAAAYLATTLAAGGQHLTLSTPGAAAPSPDYSGTTWAVLSLVRSGHPQQAAGAVDWLAANGGSWTKGPAGPDAGATAALILAAQAAGRDPHSFGGTDLVKQLTDSGPAVQTAAKESKKKSGFSPWLLGCGVLIGIGGGLAISLSRKRGQ, from the coding sequence ATGCTCACGCCCGCCCGTACCGGCGCCGCCCTGCTCACCGCCGCCCTGCTGACCGGTCTGGTCGCCGGGCCCGCGCTGGCCGACACCGGCTCCTCGCCCAGCCCCGCCACCCCGGCCTCGCCCTCGCCGGTGGCCCCGCCGGCCGCGCTGTACGGCAAGGGCGACCCGACCTACGACGGTGTCTGGCGCCAGGCGATGGCACTGATGGCGCTGAACAGCGCGAAGGTGACGCCCGGCGCCGCGGCCGTGGACTGGCTGACCGGCCAGCAGTGCGCCGACGGCGGCTGGCCCTCGTTCCGCGCCGACGCCAAGGCCGCGTGCACCGCCGCCACCGAGGACAGCAACGCCACCGCGCTGGCCATGCAGGCGCTGGTCGCGCTCGGCGGCCACCAGGCCGCGGTGGACAAGGGCGTGCAGTGGCTGAAGACCAATCAGAACAGCGACGGCAGCTGGTCCTACAACCCCGGCAGCCCGGGTGACGCCGACTCCACCGGCCTCGCCGTCAGCGCGCTGCGCGCCGCCGGCGTCGACCCGACCCAGGTGGCCAAGGACGGCAGGACCGGCCTGACGGCGCTCGGCGCCCTGCAGTTGGGCTGCGCCGCACCCGCCGAGCAGCGCGGCGCCCTCGCCTACCAGGCCGCCGCCGCGGGGCAGCCGGCGAGCGCCAACGCGCTGGCCACCGCCCAGGCCACCCTCGCCATCGCGGGCGGCTCGCTGCCGGTGGCCGCCGGCAGCCCGACCGGCCCGGCCCCCAAGGCGCCCGAGTGCGCGACGGGCACGGACGCCGCCGCCGGAGGCGCCGCCTCCGCGGAGAGTGCCGCGGCCTACCTCGCCACGACGCTGGCCGCGGGCGGCCAGCACCTGACGCTCAGCACGCCGGGTGCCGCCGCGCCGAGCCCCGACTACAGCGGCACCACCTGGGCGGTGCTGAGCCTGGTCCGGTCCGGCCACCCGCAGCAGGCCGCCGGAGCGGTGGACTGGCTGGCCGCCAACGGCGGCAGCTGGACCAAGGGCCCGGCGGGCCCGGACGCCGGTGCCACCGCGGCGCTGATCCTGGCCGCCCAGGCCGCCGGCCGCGACCCGCACAGCTTCGGCGGCACCGACCTGGTCAAGCAGCTCACCGACAGCGGGCCCGCGGTGCAGACCGCCGCCAAGGAGAGCAAGAAGAAGAGCGGCTTCTCGCCCTGGCTGCTGGGCTGTGGCGTGCTGATCGGTATCGGCGGCGGCCTGGCGATCAGCCTGAGCCGCAAGCGCGGCCAGTGA